A window of the Acidobacteriota bacterium genome harbors these coding sequences:
- a CDS encoding ABC transporter substrate-binding protein codes for MIVRSSTWWSARRRAPVRSRWQGLASACLAIGLLCGCDAPRPVDEVVLGGTLPLSGRDAALGEAMAHGYRRAVVEINEAGGVRLAEADRRVAVRLDLRDDQADAARAEALARTLFEQGAHVLLSTSTGVRAVIQAVVAESAERPHVVNPAEAAGLSTEHSRWSVIVEADGPDPETRSYATARAALTAIERAGSVDPAMVRASLERR; via the coding sequence ATGATCGTGCGCTCGAGCACCTGGTGGAGCGCACGGCGACGCGCGCCTGTGCGGTCGCGATGGCAGGGGCTGGCCTCGGCGTGTCTGGCGATCGGGCTGCTCTGTGGCTGTGATGCGCCACGCCCCGTTGATGAGGTCGTTCTCGGCGGCACGTTGCCGCTCTCGGGCCGCGACGCGGCGCTCGGCGAGGCCATGGCGCACGGCTATCGCCGAGCCGTCGTCGAGATCAACGAGGCCGGCGGCGTGCGGCTCGCCGAAGCCGATCGACGCGTGGCGGTGCGCCTCGACCTGCGCGACGACCAGGCCGACGCGGCCCGGGCGGAAGCGCTCGCCCGGACCCTGTTCGAACAGGGCGCGCACGTGCTGCTCTCGACATCCACGGGCGTGCGGGCCGTCATCCAGGCGGTCGTGGCCGAGAGCGCAGAACGGCCGCACGTCGTCAACCCGGCCGAGGCGGCGGGGCTCTCGACCGAGCACTCGCGCTGGAGTGTCATCGTCGAGGCCGACGGCCCGGACCCGGAGACCCGCTCGTACGCCACCGCGCGCGCGGCCCTCACCGCCATCGAGCGTGCGGGCTCGGTCGACCCGGCGATGGTGCGCGCGTCGCTCGAGCGGCGCTGA